The proteins below are encoded in one region of Stenotrophomonas bentonitica:
- a CDS encoding DUF4105 domain-containing protein translates to MHRVLRALAGLAIGFVVLLLTVWGALALWHQMPGPSVVRWFVIAMWSTLGVTVVLSRAGLLGRRNRNIAGFAFVIAAASLLMWWGTLQPSHQRVWADDVAQLLEARIDGNHVHLNNVRNFQWRSETDYTPQWESRTYDLDRLRSADLVLSYWMGPHIAHTLVSFGFDGGDRVVFSLEIRKERHESFSAVGGFFRQFEQILVAADERDIVRTRSNARGEDVYLYRLQMNQASARALFLEFLNAANELRQKPRFYNTLTSNCTTIVFELARVIAPALPMDYRLLLSGYFARYVYDMHGLTPGYRYDELQALGHINERALASDVSEDDFSMSIRQGVPGIPANEVNP, encoded by the coding sequence ATGCACAGAGTCCTGCGCGCCCTTGCAGGCTTGGCGATCGGCTTTGTGGTACTGCTGCTGACTGTGTGGGGTGCGCTGGCTCTGTGGCATCAGATGCCGGGACCTTCGGTGGTGCGATGGTTCGTCATTGCCATGTGGTCTACGTTGGGTGTGACCGTTGTCTTGTCGCGGGCGGGCTTGCTTGGGCGGCGCAATCGCAACATCGCCGGATTCGCATTTGTGATCGCAGCCGCCTCCCTGCTCATGTGGTGGGGGACGCTGCAGCCGTCACACCAGCGTGTATGGGCTGACGATGTCGCCCAGTTGCTGGAGGCCAGGATCGACGGCAACCATGTTCACCTGAATAATGTGCGCAACTTCCAGTGGCGCAGCGAAACCGACTACACCCCGCAGTGGGAGAGCCGCACATACGACCTGGATCGTCTGCGCAGCGCCGACTTGGTGCTTTCCTACTGGATGGGGCCGCACATCGCCCACACCCTGGTGTCGTTCGGCTTCGATGGCGGTGATCGCGTGGTGTTCTCGCTGGAAATTCGCAAGGAACGCCATGAGTCCTTCTCGGCGGTAGGAGGATTCTTCCGTCAGTTCGAGCAGATCCTGGTAGCCGCCGATGAGCGAGACATTGTGCGTACGCGCAGCAACGCGCGAGGCGAAGATGTTTATCTCTATCGCTTGCAGATGAATCAGGCGAGTGCCCGCGCGTTGTTTCTGGAGTTTCTGAACGCGGCCAATGAACTGCGGCAGAAACCGCGCTTTTACAACACGTTAACCAGTAACTGCACGACCATCGTATTCGAGCTGGCCCGGGTCATTGCGCCCGCATTGCCAATGGACTATCGCCTGCTGCTGTCTGGATATTTTGCGCGGTACGTCTACGACATGCATGGATTGACGCCTGGCTATCGTTACGATGAATTGCAGGCACTGGGGCATATCAACGAACGTGCCCTTGCTTCCGATGTGTCAGAGGATGACTTCTCGATGTCGATTCGACAAGGCGTGCCAGGCATCCCTGCCAACGAGGTGAATCCATGA
- a CDS encoding efflux transporter outer membrane subunit produces the protein MLPTSPLFPAFRLRAASLALSAVVLTGCMSLAPAPDTPPLPVPEAWPAHLGSGTDGAHAGELAWQAYFTDPLLQRLIETALENNRDLRVAALRVEEASATFRIQRSDRFPAMGVGAQGGRARVPGDLNMSGRSQVGGEYRAEVGLTTWELDLWGRIRNLEDAALQTWLASDAARQAVHLALIAQVADGYLGLREIDERVAIARQTVTTREESYRIFRRRVEVGSTSKLDLTQVQTLLNQAQALLTQLEQARTTQLHALALLVGADPGPLPAKAPFDETTVLAELRAGLPSELLVSRPDIISAEHQLRASNAHIGAARAAFLPRIALTGSFGTASSDLNGLFDSGSRAWTFMPTLSLPIFDGGRRRANLELSEVRRDIAVAGYEKTIQTAFREVADALSAKHWLAEQLTIQRANLEAQSERARLAKLRYDNGSAAFLEVLDAQRDLLGAQQQLVQARRALLSSQVALYAALGGGTLAAAGEAQGAASTPASTPSTR, from the coding sequence ATGCTCCCAACTTCCCCGTTGTTTCCCGCGTTCAGATTGCGCGCTGCCTCGTTGGCCCTGAGCGCCGTCGTCTTGACCGGCTGCATGTCGCTCGCTCCGGCGCCAGACACCCCGCCATTGCCCGTGCCCGAAGCCTGGCCCGCGCATCTTGGATCAGGCACCGACGGCGCCCACGCGGGAGAGCTTGCCTGGCAGGCGTACTTCACCGACCCCCTGCTGCAACGCCTCATCGAGACTGCGCTGGAAAACAACCGCGACCTGCGCGTGGCCGCGCTGCGCGTCGAGGAAGCCAGCGCCACATTCCGCATTCAGCGCTCGGATCGTTTTCCTGCCATGGGCGTGGGCGCCCAAGGTGGACGCGCGCGGGTCCCTGGCGACCTGAACATGTCGGGCCGATCGCAGGTGGGCGGCGAGTACCGGGCCGAGGTGGGTTTGACCACCTGGGAACTGGATCTGTGGGGTCGGATCCGCAACCTGGAAGACGCCGCCCTGCAAACTTGGCTGGCTTCCGACGCGGCTCGCCAGGCCGTCCATTTGGCGCTGATCGCCCAGGTGGCAGACGGCTATCTTGGCCTGCGCGAGATCGACGAACGCGTGGCGATCGCACGGCAAACCGTGACCACCCGCGAGGAGTCCTATCGCATTTTCCGGCGCCGCGTCGAAGTCGGCTCGACCTCGAAGCTGGATCTCACACAGGTCCAGACCCTGCTGAACCAAGCTCAGGCGCTGCTGACGCAGCTTGAGCAGGCTCGCACCACGCAACTGCACGCCCTGGCACTGCTGGTAGGCGCTGATCCCGGCCCGCTGCCCGCCAAGGCACCCTTCGATGAAACGACGGTTCTGGCTGAGCTGCGGGCCGGTCTGCCTTCGGAGCTGCTGGTCAGTCGCCCGGACATCATTTCCGCCGAACACCAATTGCGTGCCAGCAATGCCCACATCGGCGCGGCCCGCGCGGCGTTTTTGCCGCGCATTGCGCTGACCGGCAGCTTCGGCACGGCCAGCTCCGACTTGAATGGCTTGTTCGATTCCGGCAGTCGTGCCTGGACCTTCATGCCCACCCTGTCGCTGCCCATCTTCGATGGCGGGCGCCGCCGCGCCAATCTGGAGCTGAGCGAAGTGCGCCGCGACATCGCCGTCGCCGGATACGAAAAAACCATTCAAACGGCCTTCCGCGAGGTGGCCGATGCGCTGAGCGCAAAGCACTGGCTGGCTGAGCAGTTGACGATCCAGAGAGCCAACCTGGAAGCGCAAAGCGAACGCGCACGCCTGGCCAAGTTGCGCTACGACAACGGCTCGGCCGCCTTCTTGGAAGTGCTGGATGCCCAACGCGATCTGCTGGGAGCCCAGCAACAACTGGTACAGGCGCGCCGCGCGCTGCTGTCCAGCCAGGTGGCGCTGTATGCCGCGCTCGGCGGCGGCACCCTCGCCGCAGCCGGCGAGGCACAGGGTGCGGCCTCGACTCCCGCTTCCACCCCATCAACCCGTTAA
- the phbB gene encoding acetoacetyl-CoA reductase yields MPAEQRTALVTGGTGGLGEAIARALHDVGHTVLVVHSPGNASIGAWLEAQTDEGYNFIAYGADVADHASCQELAGLIQADGYHIDILVNNAGITRDATFRKLSYADWDAVLRVNLDSVFNVTRPFIDGMLERGWGRIVNIASINGSKGQFGQTNYSAAKAGMHGFTKALAQEVARKGVTVNTVSPGYLDTKMVTSMSEEVVKQVIAGIPVGRLGRPEEIAALVAFIVSESAGFMTGSNVSMNGGQHMY; encoded by the coding sequence ATGCCGGCTGAACAACGTACCGCCCTGGTCACGGGCGGCACTGGCGGCCTGGGCGAAGCCATCGCCCGGGCCTTGCACGATGTTGGCCATACCGTGCTCGTCGTCCACTCGCCAGGCAATGCCAGCATCGGCGCGTGGTTGGAAGCCCAGACGGACGAAGGCTACAACTTCATCGCCTACGGCGCGGATGTGGCCGACCATGCCTCCTGCCAGGAGTTGGCCGGCCTCATTCAAGCAGACGGTTACCACATCGACATTCTGGTCAACAACGCGGGCATCACGCGCGATGCTACGTTCCGCAAGCTGAGCTACGCCGATTGGGATGCGGTCCTGCGCGTCAATCTCGACTCCGTTTTCAACGTCACCCGGCCATTCATCGACGGCATGCTCGAACGCGGCTGGGGCAGGATCGTCAACATCGCCTCCATCAACGGCTCCAAGGGGCAGTTCGGCCAGACCAACTACTCCGCCGCAAAGGCCGGCATGCATGGCTTCACTAAAGCCCTTGCGCAGGAGGTGGCGCGCAAGGGCGTGACGGTCAACACCGTCTCGCCGGGGTATCTGGATACGAAGATGGTGACGAGCATGTCGGAAGAAGTGGTCAAGCAAGTGATTGCCGGTATTCCCGTGGGTCGTCTGGGACGGCCTGAGGAAATCGCTGCACTGGTTGCATTCATCGTCAGTGAATCTGCGGGGTTCATGACCGGCAGCAATGTATCGATGAACGGTGGCCAGCATATGTACTGA
- a CDS encoding TetR/AcrR family transcriptional regulator, with protein MPPNKDDAPDNKRPYLSSAARKEEILDAALVEFADRTYNAVSMERLAECAGLSKAGIYAHFKSKEEIFHALLERTTKQICDFQGWLPDEDLTLPELVDVYLDRLYATFSSPATMSIYRLLLAESARTPELVQRWHNEVALGLKERAQTIIHRNIRRGVIRPGVLTEHFFPLALAPAVLWLSSSMLSKGSPSISLVQLRDAHRQLLLELLQPQ; from the coding sequence ATGCCACCCAATAAAGATGACGCGCCAGACAACAAGCGCCCCTACCTGTCCTCTGCCGCCAGGAAAGAGGAAATACTCGACGCGGCCCTGGTCGAATTCGCGGATCGGACATACAACGCAGTGTCGATGGAGCGCCTGGCGGAATGCGCGGGCTTGTCCAAGGCTGGCATCTATGCCCACTTCAAAAGCAAGGAAGAAATTTTTCACGCCTTGCTCGAACGTACGACGAAGCAGATTTGTGATTTCCAGGGCTGGCTCCCGGATGAGGATCTGACGTTGCCAGAGCTGGTAGATGTCTACCTGGATCGCCTGTACGCGACCTTCAGCTCCCCTGCCACGATGTCGATCTACCGGCTGCTTCTGGCCGAAAGCGCCCGAACTCCAGAGCTGGTGCAGCGTTGGCACAACGAAGTTGCGCTCGGGCTGAAAGAGCGGGCGCAGACCATCATCCACCGCAACATACGCCGAGGCGTCATTCGCCCAGGCGTCTTGACCGAACACTTCTTCCCGTTGGCGCTCGCGCCCGCAGTGCTGTGGCTGAGTTCCTCGATGCTGTCCAAGGGCAGTCCTTCCATCTCGCTGGTGCAGTTACGGGATGCGCACCGGCAACTGTTGCTTGAGCTTTTGCAGCCTCAATGA
- a CDS encoding phasin family protein, which produces MSNETIPLNLFKANVELQLRLQRLMQENGQQWLENATRAGSESIAESGAEIESLLKAQNWQELATLPAQAFWRQFQYHVGGAQALTQVAIKNQTTFTQGLQIAIQDWQKSVTQAVGQGDAVLPFQDIFKQWGAVWASAQDKEAPGKTGGRNAG; this is translated from the coding sequence ATGAGCAACGAAACTATCCCCCTGAACCTGTTCAAGGCGAACGTGGAACTGCAGTTACGCCTACAGCGCTTGATGCAGGAAAACGGCCAGCAATGGCTGGAGAACGCCACGCGCGCGGGCAGCGAGAGCATTGCCGAGTCCGGCGCCGAAATCGAAAGCCTGCTCAAGGCCCAGAATTGGCAGGAACTGGCCACGCTGCCCGCACAAGCCTTCTGGCGTCAGTTCCAGTACCACGTGGGCGGCGCGCAGGCGCTGACACAAGTCGCGATCAAAAACCAGACAACCTTCACCCAAGGCCTGCAAATAGCTATTCAAGACTGGCAGAAATCGGTTACGCAGGCCGTAGGCCAGGGCGATGCGGTACTCCCGTTCCAGGATATCTTCAAACAGTGGGGAGCCGTGTGGGCCTCGGCGCAGGATAAGGAGGCACCGGGCAAGACCGGTGGCCGCAATGCCGGCTGA
- a CDS encoding HlyD family secretion protein, with product MTVSPSLKKKLLVAFAAAVVAALAWWSWTRFTDSGPGEGFVNGNGRIEATEIDVATKLPGRIEDILVREGDFVTAGQPLAKMRLETLEAQRDEALAMRQQAEHSVTAAQAQVALREADVTAALALVGQRESELDAAQRRLTRSSTLSSEGAASIQELDDDRARVRGAQATLAASKAQAAAARAAVEAARAQFVGAQSSVSAATASISRIEADIRDSELRSPRDGRVQVRVAQPGEVLGAGGRVLNLLDLSDVYITFFLPETVAGRVALGSEVRIILDAAPEYVIPATVSFVASAAQFTPKTVETASERQKLMFRVRAQISQELLREHLNQVKTGLPGVAWVKLDAKAEWPQNLSVRVPE from the coding sequence ATGACTGTCTCCCCCTCTCTCAAGAAAAAACTCCTGGTCGCTTTCGCTGCAGCGGTTGTTGCCGCGCTGGCCTGGTGGAGCTGGACGAGGTTTACCGACAGCGGCCCGGGCGAAGGATTCGTCAACGGCAATGGCCGCATCGAAGCCACCGAGATCGACGTGGCCACCAAACTTCCCGGCCGCATCGAAGACATCCTGGTGCGTGAAGGCGATTTCGTCACAGCCGGCCAGCCACTGGCCAAGATGCGGCTGGAAACGCTGGAAGCGCAGCGCGACGAGGCCCTGGCCATGCGTCAGCAGGCTGAGCATTCGGTGACCGCGGCGCAGGCACAGGTGGCGCTGCGTGAAGCCGACGTGACTGCCGCCTTGGCTCTGGTTGGTCAGCGCGAGTCCGAACTGGACGCCGCGCAACGGCGCCTGACACGCTCCAGCACGCTGTCGAGTGAGGGAGCCGCCTCGATCCAGGAACTGGACGATGACCGGGCGCGCGTACGGGGCGCCCAAGCGACCCTCGCGGCCAGCAAGGCACAGGCCGCCGCTGCCCGCGCCGCGGTCGAAGCCGCCAGGGCGCAGTTTGTCGGCGCGCAGTCCAGCGTGTCCGCCGCTACGGCCAGTATCAGCCGCATCGAAGCCGACATCCGCGACAGCGAACTGCGGTCTCCGCGCGACGGACGGGTTCAGGTGCGTGTCGCGCAACCCGGCGAGGTGCTTGGAGCGGGCGGACGTGTCTTGAACCTCCTTGATCTGTCGGACGTGTACATCACCTTCTTCCTGCCCGAAACCGTGGCCGGCCGCGTTGCGCTGGGCTCGGAGGTTCGCATCATTCTGGATGCCGCGCCCGAGTATGTGATTCCAGCCACCGTTTCCTTCGTCGCCAGCGCAGCGCAGTTCACCCCCAAGACGGTGGAAACCGCCAGCGAGCGACAAAAGCTGATGTTTCGCGTGCGCGCGCAGATTTCGCAGGAGCTGCTGCGTGAGCACCTGAACCAGGTCAAGACCGGTCTGCCCGGCGTAGCCTGGGTCAAGCTCGACGCCAAGGCCGAGTGGCCTCAGAACCTCTCCGTTCGTGTGCCGGAGTAA
- a CDS encoding ABC transporter permease gives MRRRNLANIYDLGVKELWSLWRDPMMLVLIVYVFTASVYTKATSMPETLHNAPIAIVDEDNSALSQRVASAFYPPQFTPPAMIDYGDVDPGMDAGLYTFALVIPPNFQRDVLAGRSPAVQLNVDATRMSQAFTGSGHVQQIFTGEVNEFVKRYRSTTAPPVDLALRARFNPALDKAWFGSVVQIINHITLLSIILTGAALIREREHGTIEHLLVMPVTPAQIMLSKVWSMALVVLIASFLSLNLMVRGVLGVPIEGSLALFFAGAALSLFATTSMGIFIATLARNMPQFGMLMMLTIMPLQMLSGGTTPRESMPEIVQNIMLIAPTTHFVELSQAILYRGAGLETVWQPFLALALIGTVLFSLSLARFRKTIGQMA, from the coding sequence ATGCGCAGAAGAAACCTGGCCAACATCTACGACCTTGGTGTCAAGGAGCTGTGGAGTCTTTGGCGCGATCCGATGATGCTTGTGCTCATCGTCTACGTGTTCACCGCGTCGGTCTACACCAAGGCCACGTCCATGCCGGAGACGCTGCACAACGCGCCCATCGCCATCGTCGACGAGGATAATTCGGCGCTGTCCCAGCGGGTTGCCTCGGCCTTCTACCCCCCGCAGTTCACGCCACCGGCCATGATCGACTATGGGGACGTGGACCCGGGCATGGACGCGGGGCTGTACACCTTCGCTCTGGTCATTCCGCCCAACTTCCAGCGCGACGTGCTGGCGGGGCGATCGCCTGCCGTGCAGCTCAATGTCGACGCCACCCGCATGAGCCAGGCCTTCACCGGCAGTGGCCATGTTCAACAAATTTTCACCGGTGAAGTCAACGAGTTCGTCAAGCGTTATCGCAGCACCACCGCGCCACCCGTGGATCTGGCCTTGCGCGCGCGCTTCAACCCCGCCCTCGACAAGGCCTGGTTCGGCTCGGTGGTGCAGATCATCAACCACATCACACTGCTGTCCATCATCCTGACCGGCGCAGCGCTGATCCGCGAGCGCGAGCACGGCACCATCGAGCACCTGCTGGTGATGCCGGTCACGCCCGCGCAGATCATGCTTTCCAAGGTCTGGTCGATGGCTCTGGTCGTGCTGATCGCCTCCTTCCTGTCCCTCAACCTCATGGTGCGCGGCGTCCTGGGCGTGCCCATCGAGGGCTCCCTTGCGCTGTTTTTCGCCGGCGCGGCGCTGAGTCTCTTCGCCACCACGTCGATGGGCATCTTCATCGCCACGCTGGCGCGCAACATGCCGCAGTTCGGCATGTTGATGATGCTCACCATCATGCCGCTGCAGATGCTCTCGGGTGGCACCACGCCGCGCGAAAGCATGCCCGAGATCGTGCAGAACATCATGCTGATCGCGCCCACCACCCATTTCGTGGAATTGAGCCAGGCCATTCTCTACCGGGGTGCGGGCCTGGAGACGGTGTGGCAGCCCTTTCTGGCGCTGGCCTTGATCGGCACGGTGCTGTTTTCCCTGTCGTTGGCGCGTTTTCGCAAAACCATCGGCCAGATGGCCTGA
- the rbbA gene encoding ribosome-associated ATPase/putative transporter RbbA gives MSHSAQLATVASVRQVRLRYRDVIALDGIDLDIPAGRMVGLIGPDGVGKSSLLSLLAGVRIIQEGTVEVLGGDMASKAHRKQVCPRIAYMPQGLGKNLYPTLSVEENLQFFARLFGHGAAERRQRIDELTQATGLFKFLERPAGKLSGGMKQKLGLCCALIHDPDFLILDEPTTGVDPLARAQFWDLIDRIRADRPGMSVIVATAYMDEAQRFDWLAAIDDGKVLATGTPKELLETTNSPNLEEAFIRLLPEEKKRGHQAVVIPPLPEDGADDIAIEAEGLTMRFGDFVAVDSVSFRIRRGEIFGFLGSNGCGKSTTMKMLTGLLPASEGRAWLFGHEVNPHDLGTRRRVGYMSQAFSLYSEITVRQNLELHAKLFSVPPKDIPGRVEEMVERFGLVDVIDSLPASLPLGIRQRLSLAVAMVHKPELLILDEPTSGVDPVARDAFWRLLIELSRRDRVTVFISTHFMNEAERCDRMSMMHAGKVLDSDVPARLVEKRGAKTLEEAFIGYLVEAEGGTAAPASQPPAADQADQPPAVPAEHGGGHSAGGFSLQRMFSYLWRETLELQRDPVRATLALGGSLLLMFVIGFGITMDVEDLSYAVLDRDQTTLSQNYTLNLAGSRYFTEHAPIIDYEDLDRRMRNGELSLAIEIPAGFARDVLRGQNVQIGAWLDGAMPQRAETVQGYVQGMHQHWLQIQASERGGASMAGNTNVETRFRYNPDVKSLPAMVPAVIPLLLLMLPAMLTALAVVREKETGSITNLYVTPVTRIEFLLGKQLPYVGLAMVNFLLMSLLAVTIFGVPVKGSFFTLALAALIFSFAATGMGLLASAVTRSQIAAMFFAMIGTLIPATQFAGLIDPVSSLEGSSKFIGEIYPATHMISISRGVFSKALGLADLTGPLWSMLISVPVILGVAVLLLKKQER, from the coding sequence ATGAGCCACAGCGCGCAGCTCGCGACCGTTGCAAGTGTCCGCCAGGTAAGACTGCGCTACCGCGACGTCATTGCCTTGGATGGCATTGACCTGGACATCCCCGCTGGACGGATGGTCGGTCTGATCGGCCCCGACGGCGTGGGCAAATCCAGTCTGCTCTCATTGCTGGCGGGTGTGCGCATCATCCAGGAGGGCACGGTCGAGGTGCTGGGTGGCGACATGGCCAGCAAGGCCCATCGCAAGCAGGTATGCCCGCGCATCGCCTACATGCCGCAGGGACTGGGCAAAAACCTGTATCCGACGCTCTCGGTCGAGGAGAATCTGCAATTCTTCGCGCGCCTGTTCGGTCATGGCGCCGCAGAGCGCCGCCAGCGGATCGACGAACTGACTCAGGCCACTGGCCTGTTCAAATTCCTGGAGCGCCCGGCAGGCAAGCTGTCCGGGGGCATGAAGCAAAAACTCGGCCTGTGCTGCGCGCTGATTCATGACCCGGATTTTCTGATTCTCGATGAGCCGACGACTGGCGTGGACCCGCTGGCGCGCGCGCAGTTCTGGGATCTGATTGACCGTATCCGCGCCGATCGCCCCGGCATGAGCGTGATTGTGGCCACGGCCTACATGGATGAGGCCCAGCGCTTCGACTGGCTGGCCGCCATCGACGACGGCAAGGTCCTCGCCACCGGTACGCCGAAGGAATTGCTGGAGACAACAAACAGCCCGAACCTGGAAGAGGCATTCATCCGCCTGCTCCCGGAAGAGAAAAAGCGCGGACACCAAGCGGTTGTCATTCCGCCTCTGCCTGAGGACGGCGCGGACGATATCGCCATCGAAGCCGAGGGGCTGACCATGCGCTTTGGCGACTTCGTTGCTGTCGACAGTGTCTCCTTCCGTATCCGGCGCGGTGAGATCTTCGGCTTCCTCGGTTCCAACGGGTGCGGCAAGTCCACGACGATGAAGATGCTCACCGGCCTGCTGCCGGCGAGCGAGGGCCGGGCCTGGCTGTTCGGCCACGAAGTGAACCCGCATGATCTGGGCACCCGCCGCCGCGTCGGCTACATGTCCCAAGCGTTCTCGCTCTACAGCGAAATCACGGTACGCCAGAACCTGGAGTTGCACGCCAAGCTGTTCAGCGTGCCCCCGAAGGACATTCCGGGCCGCGTCGAAGAGATGGTGGAGCGCTTCGGCCTGGTGGACGTCATCGACAGTCTGCCGGCCAGTCTGCCTCTGGGCATACGCCAGCGCCTGTCGCTGGCCGTTGCCATGGTGCACAAGCCAGAGTTGCTGATTCTGGACGAACCGACCTCCGGCGTCGATCCGGTGGCACGCGACGCGTTCTGGCGGCTGCTCATCGAGCTGTCGCGGCGCGACCGGGTGACGGTCTTCATTTCCACCCACTTCATGAACGAGGCCGAACGCTGCGACCGCATGTCGATGATGCATGCGGGCAAGGTGCTCGACAGCGACGTGCCCGCCAGACTGGTTGAGAAGCGTGGTGCCAAAACCCTGGAAGAGGCCTTCATCGGCTACCTCGTCGAAGCGGAGGGCGGCACGGCCGCCCCGGCCAGCCAGCCTCCGGCTGCCGACCAGGCGGATCAGCCACCCGCGGTGCCCGCCGAACACGGCGGCGGTCACTCCGCTGGCGGTTTCAGTCTGCAGCGCATGTTCAGCTATCTATGGCGCGAAACGCTGGAACTGCAGCGCGACCCGGTGCGCGCCACGCTGGCGCTGGGCGGTTCGCTGCTGCTGATGTTCGTGATCGGCTTCGGCATCACCATGGACGTCGAGGACCTGAGCTATGCGGTGCTCGATCGCGACCAGACCACGCTTAGCCAGAACTACACGCTGAACTTGGCCGGATCGCGCTACTTCACCGAGCACGCGCCGATCATCGACTACGAGGACCTTGATCGACGCATGCGCAACGGCGAACTGTCGCTGGCCATCGAAATCCCCGCTGGCTTTGCCCGCGACGTGTTGCGGGGCCAGAACGTGCAGATCGGCGCCTGGCTCGACGGCGCCATGCCGCAGCGCGCGGAAACCGTCCAGGGCTACGTTCAGGGCATGCACCAGCACTGGCTGCAGATACAGGCCAGCGAGCGCGGCGGCGCCAGCATGGCTGGCAACACCAACGTCGAGACGCGCTTTCGCTACAACCCCGATGTCAAGAGCCTGCCGGCCATGGTGCCTGCGGTGATCCCTCTGCTGCTGCTCATGCTGCCGGCCATGCTGACCGCGCTGGCGGTGGTGCGCGAGAAAGAGACGGGATCGATCACCAATCTCTACGTGACGCCGGTCACGCGCATCGAGTTCCTGCTTGGCAAGCAGTTGCCCTATGTCGGCCTGGCCATGGTGAACTTCCTGCTGATGAGCCTGCTCGCAGTGACCATCTTCGGTGTGCCGGTCAAGGGCAGCTTCTTCACCCTGGCGCTGGCCGCGCTGATCTTCTCCTTCGCCGCGACAGGCATGGGGCTGCTGGCCTCGGCCGTTACACGCAGCCAGATCGCGGCCATGTTCTTCGCCATGATCGGCACCCTCATACCGGCCACCCAGTTCGCCGGCCTGATCGATCCCGTGTCCTCGCTCGAAGGCTCCAGCAAGTTCATCGGCGAGATCTACCCCGCCACGCACATGATTTCCATCAGCCGTGGCGTATTCAGCAAAGCGCTTGGCCTGGCCGACCTGACAGGGCCGCTGTGGTCGATGCTCATTTCGGTTCCGGTCATTCTCGGCGTGGCTGTTTTGCTACTCAAGAAGCAGGAGCGTTGA